A genomic window from Exiguobacterium acetylicum DSM 20416 includes:
- a CDS encoding BMP family lipoprotein, with protein MKKKSLLALAATGLAMSSVLAACGGNDDSKDSGSGSKSDGFKVGMVTDTGGVDDKSFNQSAWEGIQKFGKDNDLKEGTGYKYLQSAKQSDYQPNLQQLARAKYDLILGIGFLMGEDIGKVADQFKKSNFALVDMVVDKPNVASIVFKENEGSFLVGVVAGLTTKSDKVGFVGGVNSDLIKKFESGFKAGVKAVNPDADIEVQYAEDFNAAEKGQAIASGMYGKKVDVIYHAAGGTGQGVFTEAKNRKKNGEDVWVIGVDRDQVEEGMPENVTLTSMVKRVDTAVEQVSKDTKDGNFPAGKVVEFGLKDGGVDIAPSKDNVSKEALDKVEEYKKQIIDGDVKVPATDDEYKEYEASLK; from the coding sequence ATGAAAAAGAAGTCACTTCTCGCATTAGCAGCAACAGGTTTAGCAATGAGTTCGGTCCTTGCAGCATGTGGTGGCAACGACGATTCAAAAGATTCAGGTAGCGGCAGCAAATCAGACGGCTTTAAAGTAGGTATGGTTACAGATACAGGCGGTGTTGATGATAAATCATTCAACCAATCTGCTTGGGAAGGTATCCAAAAGTTCGGAAAAGACAACGACTTAAAAGAAGGTACTGGCTACAAATATCTTCAATCTGCAAAACAATCGGATTATCAACCAAACCTTCAACAATTAGCTCGTGCTAAATACGACTTGATCCTCGGTATCGGGTTCTTGATGGGAGAAGATATCGGTAAAGTAGCGGATCAGTTCAAAAAGAGCAACTTTGCACTCGTCGATATGGTCGTTGACAAGCCAAACGTCGCGTCAATCGTCTTCAAAGAAAACGAAGGCTCGTTCCTCGTTGGTGTTGTTGCTGGTTTGACGACGAAATCAGATAAAGTCGGATTCGTCGGTGGCGTTAACTCTGACTTGATCAAGAAGTTCGAAAGTGGATTCAAAGCAGGTGTTAAAGCAGTCAACCCTGATGCAGACATCGAAGTACAATATGCAGAAGACTTCAATGCTGCTGAAAAAGGACAAGCAATCGCTTCAGGTATGTACGGTAAAAAAGTCGACGTCATCTATCACGCAGCTGGTGGTACAGGACAAGGGGTATTCACAGAAGCGAAAAACCGTAAGAAGAATGGTGAAGATGTTTGGGTTATCGGTGTAGACCGTGACCAAGTCGAAGAAGGAATGCCAGAGAACGTCACATTGACGTCAATGGTCAAACGTGTCGATACAGCTGTTGAGCAAGTCTCAAAAGATACGAAAGACGGCAACTTCCCAGCAGGTAAAGTTGTTGAGTTCGGTCTAAAAGATGGCGGTGTTGATATCGCACCTTCGAAAGACAACGTTTCGAAAGAAGCGCTCGACAAAGTCGAAGAGTATAAAAAACAAATCATCGATGGCGACGTTAAAGTCCCAGCGACAGACGACGAGTACAAAGAATACGAAGCGTCACTGAAATAA
- a CDS encoding BMP family lipoprotein, with amino-acid sequence MKKKQVIVSMMSVATVGLVACGGSGEKADQKDQFSVAMVADKGGIDDKSFNQSAWEGLQAYGKDNKLQKNEGFSYLQSKSQQDYQPNLSRLARGGEDLVFGIGNTFNEDIKTVADQFKDTQFAIIDNVVEGKNVTSITFKENEGAYLAGIVAAMETKKDHIGFVGGMKMDVIERFRAGFEAGAKSVNPKIKIDVQYAEDFAAPEKGQAIAAGMYGKGADIIFPAAGGTGNGVFTEAKNRKKNGENVSVIGVDRDQKEEGMPEDVTLTSVIKRVDSAVEDTANAAKDGKLEGGKTIRYGLKEDGVDIVPSEKISKKTLTALEKAKSDVVSGKIEVPEQ; translated from the coding sequence ATGAAGAAGAAACAGGTAATCGTATCGATGATGTCAGTAGCGACGGTTGGTCTTGTTGCTTGTGGTGGTTCAGGTGAGAAAGCCGATCAAAAAGATCAATTCTCTGTTGCGATGGTAGCCGATAAGGGTGGTATCGATGATAAATCGTTCAACCAATCCGCTTGGGAAGGTCTGCAAGCGTACGGTAAAGACAACAAACTTCAAAAGAATGAAGGGTTCTCTTATCTACAATCTAAATCGCAACAAGATTATCAACCGAATCTATCGCGTCTTGCTCGTGGGGGAGAAGATTTAGTTTTCGGAATCGGGAACACGTTCAATGAGGATATCAAAACAGTTGCTGATCAATTCAAAGACACACAATTCGCAATCATCGATAACGTCGTTGAAGGAAAGAACGTCACGTCGATCACATTCAAGGAAAATGAAGGAGCATATCTTGCAGGGATCGTTGCTGCAATGGAGACGAAAAAAGATCATATCGGTTTCGTTGGTGGGATGAAGATGGACGTCATCGAGCGTTTCCGTGCCGGTTTCGAAGCAGGTGCTAAGTCCGTCAATCCGAAGATTAAAATCGATGTCCAATATGCGGAAGACTTCGCAGCTCCAGAAAAAGGTCAAGCGATCGCAGCTGGAATGTATGGTAAAGGCGCAGATATCATCTTCCCAGCAGCAGGTGGTACAGGAAACGGTGTCTTCACAGAGGCGAAAAACCGCAAGAAAAACGGTGAAAACGTCTCAGTCATCGGTGTCGACCGAGACCAAAAAGAAGAGGGTATGCCGGAAGACGTTACATTAACTTCTGTCATCAAACGTGTCGACAGTGCAGTCGAAGATACAGCAAACGCAGCGAAGGATGGTAAACTCGAGGGCGGCAAAACGATTCGTTATGGTCTGAAAGAAGATGGAGTTGATATCGTACCATCTGAAAAGATTTCGAAGAAGACGTTGACTGCGCTTGAGAAAGCAAAATCAGATGTCGTTTCTGGAAAAATCGAAGTACCTGAGCAATAA
- a CDS encoding DNA translocase FtsK encodes MATTKRKPVRKKTPPRKRPAAKKQRQPIAYRTYATIIAIVSLLAFVLAFGEFGKVGLTLADGGERLIGQFGSLLYGGIGAVLLLLLSNASRAQKWAWSMLLMGSVVWIDLLLGAPRGILNGWLYQNAAYYISSAGAFLIGLFFIGTAVHILRPSFYGELWLGLRERAEEFRNRERTPRPRVEKELKAKPVREKKPKTLRPATVEEPIETEQEAEDPSVNIQDVPIIGFTDHVEPQAAETQGPLTMTETPDGYQLPSLDLLAEPTSKDLSGENKRLKDNATKLIATLKSFGIGAKVLKIHLGPSVTKYEIEPKQGIKLSRITGLADDLALALAAKDIRIEAPIPGKAAVGIEVPNREVAMVSLREVLGAESVQSDSDRLLVALGRSISGETVTAKLNKMPHVLVAGSTGSGKSVCINGMIVSILMRARPDEVRLMMIDPKMVELNVYNGIPHLLAPVVTDPKKAAQALKQVVSEMERRYEIFSQNGARNIEGYNALIDKMNAEEKVHQRLPYIVVIVDELADLMMVASNEVEDAIMRLAQMARAAGIHMVIATQRPSVDIITGVIKANIPSRIAFSVSSATDSRTILDTGGADKLLGRGDMLLLGNGMNKPVRVQGAFLSDEEVEKVVNHVISQQKAQYVEAMIPKDVPEGETEVDDPLYDEVVQFILTQETASTSMIQRKYRIGYNRAARLIDALEENGLIGPSEGSKPRRVMGR; translated from the coding sequence ATGGCGACGACGAAACGAAAACCTGTACGAAAAAAAACGCCGCCACGGAAACGACCGGCAGCGAAGAAACAACGTCAGCCGATTGCGTATCGTACATATGCGACCATCATCGCAATCGTCTCATTACTAGCTTTCGTTCTCGCTTTCGGGGAGTTCGGAAAAGTCGGACTGACGCTAGCGGATGGAGGAGAGCGGTTAATTGGTCAGTTCGGTTCCTTATTATATGGTGGAATCGGTGCTGTGCTACTTTTACTCCTCTCGAATGCGTCGCGTGCTCAGAAATGGGCATGGTCGATGTTACTGATGGGTTCAGTCGTCTGGATTGATCTATTGCTCGGAGCACCGCGTGGCATTCTCAATGGATGGCTCTATCAAAACGCAGCTTATTATATTTCGAGCGCGGGTGCCTTCTTGATTGGTCTGTTCTTCATCGGAACGGCCGTTCATATCCTACGCCCATCGTTTTATGGAGAGCTGTGGCTTGGGCTCCGGGAACGTGCAGAAGAGTTTCGCAATCGTGAACGGACACCACGTCCTCGTGTCGAAAAAGAGTTGAAAGCGAAACCGGTTCGTGAGAAAAAACCGAAGACGTTGCGACCAGCAACTGTCGAGGAACCGATCGAAACGGAACAAGAAGCAGAAGATCCTTCCGTCAACATTCAAGACGTTCCGATCATCGGTTTCACGGATCACGTTGAACCGCAAGCAGCGGAGACACAAGGACCGTTGACGATGACAGAGACACCCGACGGTTATCAATTGCCGTCGCTTGATTTGTTAGCAGAACCAACATCAAAAGACTTGTCCGGTGAGAACAAACGATTGAAGGACAATGCGACGAAATTGATTGCGACCTTAAAGTCGTTCGGGATCGGAGCAAAAGTTTTAAAGATTCATCTCGGACCTAGTGTCACGAAGTACGAGATTGAACCAAAACAAGGAATCAAGCTTAGTCGAATCACGGGACTCGCCGATGACTTAGCGCTAGCGTTAGCCGCAAAAGATATCCGGATCGAAGCACCGATTCCGGGTAAAGCGGCTGTTGGAATCGAGGTGCCGAACCGTGAAGTCGCCATGGTATCCCTTCGAGAAGTACTAGGAGCGGAGAGCGTCCAATCTGACAGCGATCGTTTGCTCGTCGCACTCGGACGAAGCATTTCTGGTGAGACGGTGACAGCGAAGTTGAATAAGATGCCACACGTCTTAGTTGCCGGTTCGACGGGTTCCGGTAAATCGGTCTGTATTAATGGGATGATTGTCTCGATATTGATGCGGGCACGACCGGATGAAGTCCGCTTGATGATGATTGACCCGAAAATGGTCGAATTGAATGTCTACAACGGCATTCCGCACCTCTTAGCGCCCGTCGTCACCGATCCTAAAAAAGCGGCACAGGCATTAAAACAGGTCGTCTCGGAAATGGAACGCCGTTATGAGATCTTCAGTCAAAACGGAGCGCGCAACATCGAAGGCTACAATGCACTGATTGATAAGATGAACGCAGAGGAGAAAGTGCATCAACGATTACCGTACATCGTTGTCATCGTCGATGAGTTAGCTGACTTGATGATGGTCGCGTCAAACGAAGTCGAAGATGCGATCATGCGACTTGCACAAATGGCGCGAGCAGCAGGAATTCATATGGTCATTGCGACGCAGCGTCCGAGTGTTGACATCATCACCGGTGTCATCAAGGCGAATATCCCGTCGCGGATCGCATTCAGTGTATCGAGTGCGACTGACTCGCGGACGATTCTTGATACGGGAGGCGCTGATAAATTGCTCGGACGAGGAGATATGTTGTTACTTGGTAACGGCATGAACAAACCGGTCCGCGTACAAGGAGCCTTTTTATCGGACGAAGAAGTCGAGAAGGTCGTCAATCATGTCATCAGTCAGCAAAAGGCACAGTATGTTGAAGCGATGATTCCAAAAGATGTACCAGAGGGCGAAACAGAGGTCGACGATCCACTTTACGATGAGGTCGTCCAGTTCATTCTGACACAAGAGACAGCATCAACGTCGATGATTCAACGAAAGTACCGCATCGGTTACAACCGAGCTGCCCGTCTTATTGATGCGTTAGAAGAAAACGGTCTAATTGGTCCATCTGAAGGATCTAAACCACGTCGCGTCATGGGACGTTAA